The Paenibacillus spongiae nucleotide sequence TTTCGAGTATACTACGATCACGTAAGCAAGTCTCCAGTCGATTTGTATTGGTGGAGCGCCTATTTCTATGCACAGCCTGCCAGATGGTCATCACTGAAGAGCAGATTGCATATGCTGAAGGATAACGAGATGATAACGCTGCTTCATGAAATCGAGCGAGAGCTCGCGATTAGGACTTACCCGCGAAGCCTGGTCGACTTTAAACCCGCAGCCAGCGATTTGGAGCAAGACTCCGACTTGTCCTTTCTGTTCAGCGCGTTATATGCCAGACTCCATTCCGTTACTTCATTAACAATTGAACGGCTTGCCCGGTACATTCGTCAGCACCCGCATGAGTTCATCCCTTTCATCGGTGAGGGTAACACCAGGGTGTATCAGCAATAACCAGGTTATTTACTCTCCATCCATATGACGAAACCGCCTGCGAGGGCGGTTTTTTGTTCAAATATAAGAAAGTATAAGTTTTCCTTCCTACTTTGCTTATATTTCTAAGGGAAGAAACTTGCATCGCCGCAGAGGACGGCGACAGCCGTTTCTTCTTGATCTGCCTGGTTTTGCATGTTGCATTGGCTTGATCAATCTTCCGTTGCTTCGTTCTTCGTTCATTCTCGATCAATCTTACCGACGAAAGGGTGCGATCATGATGGCTGAGATGGATACGAACCGCTTGACGGAAGCTCAGCGGCATGCGATACAGCATGTGCGGGCAGCGGCGAAGTCCAGGCGGGATCGGGACCGCCGCAGAACTGAAGCTATTCTATCACGTTCTGGGGTTCCGGGTGCCGCTTGGATGGATTCGGCTCTGTCTTGCATCGCCGCATATTGCTGCGTGACAGTCAACTTTCATCCGGATCGGGTGCTGCCCAGCGGCATTACGGTTATCGAGGGGCTTCTTCGCGAAGGCCGCTATCGCAGCCAGTTCGAAACCTTCGTCTCGAACGGAAGCCGGACTGCATATCCCGGAGGGGATCGCGACCGATGGGAGGAGTTGCTCTTCGGCGGTGCGTATCATACGCCCGATGTGCCCCATGATGAGAGACCGAAGTACGGTGCGCTCAATATAATGAATTATGGGGACGGCGCCGCCCCCCGATTTGGCTCTTGCTACCTCAAGCTGCGCCCGCAGGTCTCGGATCGCTGCACCTTTACGTTCGGCGACAGCCACTTGGGTCCGGAATGCATAGGAACGGGCGATATCTTCGAGCCGCTGCTTGCTTCGGTAGTGGATGTAATGGTGTCCGAACGCATGGCGCTTGGCACTCCCATTGCGGACCTGAAGTCGTTCACCGAACGGATTCTTCATCTGCAGACAACGGATGGATTGCCGTTCTCCGGTATTCCCGGACGGGCACTCGACAATTACATCGAAGCTCAAATTCATGGGGACATCGACCTGATGAATGATGTGGCGGCGCTTGTCGCAGACCCGTCCTTCGCCGGAACGGTGATCGGCGATGGGCTGTTGAGGCTGTGCTCTCATTACGGCATTGGCCTTTATTGGCACTCCGGATTCCAGCTGGAGACAGAAGCTGTGCCGGATGACTTTCGAGGCCCGGCAATGCCGCCTTTGGCCCGGCGGCTGGACCAGCAATTTACGAGTCCCGCAGGATTTGTCGATGCAGCGGCGATAGGCAGAGCCGCTGCATCCCTGCAGGCGCATCCTCAGCAATGGCGAGACTGGGGGTCGTACGAAGAGACTTTACAGCACTTGAAGCAGCTTTGGCATGTCCTTGTTCATTTCGGCAGGGCTTACGAGCGGGTGTGACAGCCGGTTCCAAATCACCACAATAGCATAATAATCGGGTATGGAAACGGTTTACGAAACCTTACCTGAATAAGGTATAATATACAAACGGTCAAAAATCGATATGGGTGGTCAGGATTCTTAAGGTATCAAACAAAATGGAGGCCATTATTGAACGAACGAGGTTGATTTAGCGGTTCTCCGGGCGTCAGGAGGAATGGGAATGGGCATAATTTTCACTTTTCTAAAGAAATACCGGGTTGCGGCAATTGTAGCTTTAGCCATGCTGCTGGTTGAGCTTAGCGTAGAGCTGGTTCAGCCCCTGATGATCTCGAAAATAATCGACGATGGAATCATGAAGCAGGATCTCTCCGTCGTGTGGCTCTGGGGCGGGGTGCTGACGGGGAGCGCCGTCTTCGCCTTCGCGTGCGGAATTGCAAGCTCCTTCTATGCTTCACATGCCAGCATGGGGTTCGGGTACGATCTCCGGGACAAGCTGTATGAGAAGATGCAGTCCTTCGCCTATCCGGTATTTAACCGGTTCGCGACCTCATCGCTGATTACCCGATTAACCGGCGATGTCAGCCAGGTGCAAGACTTGGTATTTATGAGCCTGCGCTTTATGACGCGCGTACCGCTCATTGTGACAGGCAGCATGATTATGGCGCTGATCGTTGATCTGAAGCTCGGGCTGCTGATGGCCATAACGGTTCCGTTTCTTCTCTTGTTCATCGCGTGGGTGATTAAGAAGTCGGCTGCGCTGTTCCGCACTGTCCAAGCCAGGCTCGACACCGTCAACGGCGTCATTCAAGAAAATCTGACGGGGATCAGGCTTATCCGGGTTTTTGTGCGAATGAGCCATGAAGTCGGCCGTTTCGCCCAAGCAAGCGCTAATTTAATGAGGGGAACGGTATCGGCGCTTCGTTTGACGGAAACGACCATGCCGTTTATTTATCTTATCGGCAATGCAGGGATCATCGCGATCCTGTGGTTCGGCCGGAGAGATATTGCAGCCGGCAGCGCCTCGGTAGGCGAAGTGGTTGCCGTGGTCAACTATTCCTTACGGACGATAGGAGCGTTGTCGGCCATCTCCTGGCTTGTCGTGTCCTTCTCGAAGGGAAGGGCTTCCGCCATACGGATCAACGAGGTGTTTGCCACTGACAACAATGCAGATGAGCACAAACGTGCTCCGCTTAATCTGCCGCGGATTCAAGGCCATGTCGAGTTCCAGCAGGTGGGCTTCCACTATCCGAATAACGGGATCAACGTGCTAGAAGAGATTTCCTTCACTGCCCGTCCCGGAGAACGGATCGCCATTCTGGGGGCAACAGGCTCCGGAAAAACGTCGCTCGTGCAGCTGATTACCCGCCTCTATGAGGAGAATGAAGGAACCGTAAGAATCGATGGAGCCGATGCCCGTAAGCTGGACGCTGCGGCGATTCGCGATGCAATCGGGTATGTCCCTCAGGAGGTGCTGCTCTTTACAGGCAGTGTGCGCGACAATATTGCTTGGGGGCAAGAGAACGCGACGATGGAGGAGATTCAGGAGGCCGCCAAGCGGGCTCAAATCCACGACACGATTATTCATTTGCCGCAAGGCTACGATACGATGCTTGGCCAGCGCGGAGTCAATCTATCCGGCGGGCAGAAGCAGCGCATCTCCATCGCCAGGGCGCTCGTCAGGAATCCATCCATTCTTATTCTCGACGACAGCACCAGTGCGCTTGACGTCAGGACGGAAGCCGCCTTGCTTAATTCGTTAACCGATCTGTCCTGCACAACATTCCTCGTCACGCAGAAAATAAGCTCTACGATGTCAGCCGATCTCATTCTGCTGCTGGACGAAGGACGGTTAATCGAGAAAGGCAGCCATGAAGCGCTATTATCCCGTTCGCCGCTGTATAGACAGATCTATCAATCGCAGTATGGAGAGGAGGCGCAGCATGTTCAAAGAGCTTATTGAGCCGTTTCGCCATCCGTCTCCACAGCTGAATCTTCGCGCGGCGAAGAATCAGGAAGGGCAGAAAGCGAAGGCGAAGGCCAAGAATTGGACGGTCACGCTTGGCCGGATATGGACCTATCTGGCCCGGCACCGAGGGAAGCTTACGCTGGTGCTGGCCATGGTGGTCCTCAGTTCGGCGCTTGCGCTGCTCGGACCCTATCTCATCGGCGTTGCGATCGATGATTACATCGAGGGTACGGGAGGTCCGTCCTGGATACAATTCCTGCTCGTCCTCTCATCGGTCTATATTCTGTTCTCGCTCGTGAGCTGGCTGCAAAATATATGGATGATCGGGATCGCGCAGGAGACGGTCTATCGGATGCGAACCGATCTGTTCGCCCATCTGCACCGGCTGCCGATCCCGTTCTACAGCAAACGCCAGCAGGGCGAAATCATGAGCCGCGTGACCAATGATATCGAGAATGTGAGCGGGACGCTGAACAGCTCGGCCATCCAAATCTTCTCCAGCGCGCTGACGTTGGTCGGAACGCTCTCCGTCATGCTATGGCTCAGCCCGCTCCTAACGCTGCTTACCTTTACCGTAGTTCCGCTCATGGCGCTCGGCATGCGCTGGATTACGCGCCGCACAGGTCCGCTGTTCAAGCAGCGGCAGCGCAACTTGGGCGAATTGAACGGCTACATCGAAGAGACGCTGTCCGGCCAGCGGGTCATTAAGGCCTTCTCGCAGGAAGAGCGGGTTATACGCGGTTTTACCGAGCGCAATGACCAAATCTATCGCTCGGGCTTCTGGGCGCTGACGATCTCAAGCTTCATTCCGAAGCTGATGAACGGCTTGAACAACTTCAGCTTCGCCATCATAGCCGGCATAGGCGGAATAATGGTGATCAAGGACTTCATTACCGTCGGGGTGATCATCATGTTTGTGGAATATGCGAGACAGTTTACAAGGCCTCTCAACGATCTGGCGAATCAGTGGAATACGTTATTATCCGCCATTGCTGGCGCCGAGCGGGTGTTCGAGGTGCTGGACGAGGATGTGGAGACCAAGGACGAAGGTACGGCCGTCACACTGGATCATGTTGCTGGAGCGGTGAGCTTCTCCAACGTCTCCTTCTCATACGAAGCAGGCGGCGCTACGCTTGAAGAGATCAACTTCGAGGCGAAGCCCGGCGAGATGATTGCGCTGGTCGGTCCGACAGGAGCCGGGAAGACGACGTTAATCCAGCTGCTCTCCCGTTTCTATGAGCCGAGCGGCGGTAAGATTACGATCGATGGCCGGGAATTGGCTTCAATCCGGCGAGAGAGCTTGCGCTCAAATATGGCCTTCGTTCTGCAGGACTCCTTCCTATTCGAAGGCACGATCCGGGAGAACATCCGGTATGGCAGGCTGAATGCGACCGATAGCGAGGTGGAGGCGGCGGCCAAGCTGGCAAATGCCCATTCCTTCATCGTTCGCTTCAAGGAAGGCTATGACAAACGGCTTAGCGCCGACGGGAGCGGCATCAGTCAGGGACAGAAGCAGCTGCTCGCGATCGCCCGCGCGATTCTGGCCGATCCGTCGATACTCGTCCTCGACGAAGCGACCAGCAGCATCGATACGATAACGGAGATCAAGATCCAGGAAGGACTGCAGCGGCTGATGAAAGGGAGGACGAGCTTCGTGATCGCGCACCGGCTCAATACGATCCGGAAGGCGGACCGAATCCTGGTGCTGAAGGATGGACGGCTGCTTGAGCAAGGGTCGCATGAAGAGCTGTTGAAACGGGAAGGCTTCTACAGCAGCTTGTACAAAGGGCAGCTCAAAGGCGAATCGATGGGGCTCGGAACATGATCGATTTGAAGTGAAGTGAAATGAAGTGAGGCTGTCCGGTCAACGGACAGCCTCTTTGTTTGGTGTGCAAATCTGATTGCAATCACATGGGACTGTCATAGAAAATATCCATTCTTCATAACTTGGGTGTGCGGATACATGAGACGTATACGGTCGGCAATCGGGATCAGTTCAATCCCTTGCCGGGCTCATCGCAGCGAGATCGTCAAGATCGAAATCAGACATCGAGCAGTCGGGGGCAATCAAGCCTGGGCGGAAAAATATTTCACCGTAAGGGCGGTCAAGCAGCGAGGGCGCATCGAAAATGGTTAACCCGAACCGTGTCCGCGGTAGGAGATGCCTTCGCGGAAGATGCGAATAAAAAAAGCTTGAGCGATCAAGCTTTTTATTCGCCCATTAATAAACTTCCGGTACGGAAGGCTCGCGCCCGCGTCGCATAAATCCAACATATTTCTCTTAAATCCAACTCGCTTTGCACTCGCTGTCATGGCTCCTTGTCCCTATTGTGATCAAGCCGATTGCTCTGATAAGATGGGGGATGAATTTGCCGCGTCATCCTAGTGATTCATTGCCTCAATCATCCCGCAGCATCCTCCCGCATCTCAAGATCGTACTCACAATACCCGCATTCTGGCAAGACTTACGATTCGAATGACAATTTGAATAGGGCCGAATGATCAATGTCTGTTTCTGCAGGAATCATACACGTATTTGCTGTGCCCTAAAGCTCGAATGGCCGCAACAATCCGGCACCCAGATTCGACAATCGACGGGAAACCGTTTATTTGCGTTTCATACCGGTACAGGCGATTAGCCTGACCACGAGGGGGAAGACGATGAAACTTCCAGGCCGACAATTAACGAAGAATGTTCAAAACTACGATGTCAAGCTGCTGCAACGGGCACTGGGCAAACTTAAGTTTACGGTATCCGAACAGGAGCATACGCTTGGCATACTCGGCGAGTCGACACAGCTAGCCGTTGCCGAATTTCAGAAGACGCATCGCCTGCAGCAAACCGGGGAGCTGGACGAACCAACGCTTGCGAAGCTGAAAGAAGCTATGGCTGCGAGAGAAGCCGGTAAGCCTGCACAGTCGGTAATCAAGCATCTGAAGGTCGATCATTTGAACGATATAACGCGGATTCGTTACCCGATGCGGCTTAATATGGCGAAGGATGCGGTCGAGGAGCTTCAGAAGTCGCTCAGCTTCCTGAAGATGGATATCGACATAAGCGAGGCTGAGCAGAAACGGTTTGGCAAAAGCACGATGGAAGCCGTCAGGAAGTTTCAAGAGAAGCACGGTCTTGCCGTAACGGGGGAGGTGGATCGCGGGACGGCGGAGAAGCTGAACCAGGTCATTCATGCCGGGAATCCCGCTCCGCCTGAACGGGAAACGGCATTCCGCATCCGCGGTTCCATTCGCAACGAGCTGTGGCAAGGACAGCAGGGCATCAAGGTTCAATTGTACGAAAAGTCGATCCGCGGCGAGAAGCTGTTAGGAGAACAGAAGTCGCTTGCCAACGGCTTCTACGATCTTAAATATGATCCGCCCATGAACGGCAAGCAGGTCAAGCCGGTTGTCGTCAAGCTCATTGATCCGCATGGGAATGTATTGAAGACGGAAACGATCGCCAATCCCGGTAATGTCGCATGGGTCAATTATACCGAAGGTAATCTGCCGTATGTCGGAAGTTCGGAGGTTGAGATACTGACTAAGGCGCTGAAGCCTGAGCTTGGCGAGCTGAAGCTGGAGCAGCTGGAGGAAAGCGCGGTCCATCAGGATCTGACGTACTTGGCTAAACATACGGGGAAATCGGCGGACGATATCATGAAGCTTGCGCTTGCCAGCCGGATGGGAGCCAAGAGCGGATTGGCGCCGGACGTGTGCTACGCTTTTCTGCGTCAGAACCTGCCGGTCAGCCTGCCGGGCGCATTGATCGAGAGCACGCAGCAGTGGCAGTTGATCGACCGTTTGGTCGACAATACGCTGGCCGGCGTTATTTTCATGGAGGAGGCGCTGCAGAAGCAGGCGATTGAATCGGCGATCCGAAGCAATTATGTTCCACGCACATGGCTGGCGAATCTCGACGCCGTTATCGCGCAGTTAAATCAACTGCGTACGGCTTATGCGCTGAATAGCGCTAATCTTAGCGGCAATGCCAGCTTGAAGACTATTCTTGAGAATTCCAAGCTGCCGGTTACCGGGTTCAACCGATTCTCCGAGCTGTATACGGCACATCGCGGGACGACGGGCGAGTTCTGGGTTGCCCTTGAGAACGAGGCGCAAACCTTCTCCGAACCGGTCTTAACCGACTTGAAGAAGACGTTTGCCGTCGCGGCTGTCGCGAAGAACCATATGCCGACGGTCAATTATATGAAGCAGATCGTTGCAGATCCCCGCGACTTGGCGAAGCTGAGCCATGAGGATTGGGTTGCGCATATTCAAGCCAACATCGCAAGAGGCGGACAGGGCTATCCCGACAATGTCGATGGCGCGAATCAGACGGAGAAAGTGAATGGATTCGCAGCGATTATGAAGAGTAAGACCGAGGATCTGTATCCGACCGAATCGTTCATGTCGGCGGCGGCCAGTCCTGTCGTCGCTTCGATTGAGCACGGCGACGAACTGGTGCGCATGAGCGATAAGCTGCCGGAATTCGACCTGCGCCGGACGAACATCGATCAATTCCTGAAGGAGAAGGGCGCTGAAGCCGCTCTGCGGGGAGAAGCGGTTGCGGAGCTGAAAATGATGCAGCGAGCATTCAAGATGGCCCCGAGCGTGAATACGGGAATTGGGCTGCTGAAGCAAAATTGGCATAGCTCGGCACATGTGTATTTTCAAGGCAAGAGCCGGTTCGCCGAGAAGTTCGCCGCGCAGGGCTTCACGAAGCTGGAGTCCAAGAAGGTCTATGATCTGGCTTCGCGGAACTATGCCATGCTGCTGGCCAAAGCAAGCGAGTATCGAGCCGAGTTCCAGCAAATGACACCCAGAGCGATATTGCCATGGACGGCGACGCAGGAGCAGCGGAAGCAGATCCAGGAATTCCCCAGTCTCGAGGCGCTGTTCGGCTCGCTGGATTATTGCGCGTGCAAGGATTGCCGCTCGGTGTACAGTCCCGCGGCCTATATGGTCGATATTCTCCGCTTTCTGAATGAGAAGGACGCGGTCAAGGCGGGCGAGAGCGCCAAGCACGTGCTGCTTCGAAGACGTCCGGATATCGGGGAACTGGAGCTCTCCTGCGGCAATACCAACATCGTTCTGCCCTATATCGACCTGGTGAACGAACTGCTGGAAGAGGCAGTCGCGCCGCCTCCGGCATTCGCTCCGTTTGGTCTTCCAATCGGATTGGCTGCATCGCTGGATGTGAAGGAGATAACGGCTCCGCTGCGAAATGCTTTCGTGCCTCCGCTCTCGAATGCGGCTTCAATCGAGGTGAAAGAAGCAGGCGCCAGATGGATGATTGCTGAATCTGCCTTCCGGTATCAAGTGAAGCTGAAGGACGGCGCGCTTCGCGTCATGTCCCGCAGCAGACAGACAACCGGTACTGCAGCGGAGCTTGCGGCTAATCCGCAATATGTCCATCATGATGCATACCTCAAGCTCCTGTCTCAAGTTTACCCATGGAACCTGCCGTTCCATCTCTGGCAGGAGGAGACGCGCGTCTATCTTGCTCATCTGGGCACAAGACGGGACCGCATGGCTGAAGCATTCTCAACGCATGACAAGCGTAATGCGATGTTGAACGATAAGCATTTCGCGCGGGAGTATCTCGGCCTGACACCCGTATCTTGGGCGGTCATAACGGGAAATCGCGCTACTGTCGATGGCGTGAATTTATCCGTTGTCCCACCCTGGGCGTTCTGGGGCTTTTCCTCAGAGACTGCATCGCTTACCGATCCGGTTGATCCGGATACGACGCTGACCGGCAAGTGGCATCAGCTGATCACAAGAGTGGATCTGCTGCTGAGGCGGTCCGGATTCATCGGGGGACAGAATGACACCGGCGGCGGTTATAAGAAATTGCTGGAGCTGCTCGATACGGATTATGTTAATCCGCCTGAGTCGCCTCATTCACCGGTTCGCCAGCTCGTCATCGAATCGCTGGATCCGGCAGATCCGCTGACCTGCACGCTCAGTAAGCTGGTGCTGAAAGCAGCCGCAGCTAACGCTGCCGAGCGCGAGCAGCGTATCGTTGCCGCATTCGACAGGATGCACCGCTTCGTCCGTCTGGCCGATGCGGCAGGTTACGGGTTCCGGGAGCTCGACCGCATCATGCGTGTATTGATGCAATCGGATGGAATAAGCGACCCATTCCTTATTCGGCTGTCGCATGTGAAGCGGCTGCAGCAGGAATGGAACGTTCCGCTATCCACGCTATTAAGCTGGTGGAACAGCATGGAGACGGTTACCTATAAGGCTATTGACGGAGAGCCGGTAGAATCGCCGCTGTATGACCGGCTATTTCGCAGCAAGGCGGTGTTGAACCCGCCGGATGAGGCGTTTGAGCTCAATAGCGCACGCACCGAGCTGCTTCATCCGCATTCGGCCGGGAATGCCAATCCGCTGACAGCCCATAAGCCTGCGCTATTGGCTGCCTTCGGATTAACCGAGCCGGACCTTCTGCTGCTTATGAAGAGTACTCAGGTCGCCGATGAGATGAATCTTGGCAATCTATCCATCCTGCATCGACATGTCTCGATGGCGAAGGCATTGAAAGTATCCATCCGGGATTATATAACGTTGCGCGAGCTATCCGCGATCGATTCGTTTGCGTTCCCGAACATCGCTTCGGCCATCGAATTCATGGAACAAGCCGATTATATCCGGCGCCAATCGGGATTGAGCGCAGCGGATCTTGACTGGCTGCTCCGGCATAAGCGTGCATCCGAATCGTCTGCCGCTCCAACCAACGGTCAAATCGGTTCGGTATTGCTTGAACTGCTTCGGGCGCTGCGCACCATTGCAGATGACAATACCGATGAAAGCGGCGCGGCCGATCCGAACGGGGACATCACGCGCAAAAAGCTGGAGCAGCTGGCGTGGAGCCCGGCGGTAACCGATCCGATCATGGCGATGCTGGGGGATGCCGCCGTGTTCGAGGCGCCGCTTGAAGCATTGCCTTCAGAGGCGGCGATCGACAATGATATCGGGGTCTATGAAGTGAACCTCCATGCGATGCCGCCGGGAATCGCGATTCCGGAATCGCTGCAGTCGCGGCT carries:
- a CDS encoding DUF3626 domain-containing protein, which produces MAEMDTNRLTEAQRHAIQHVRAAAKSRRDRDRRRTEAILSRSGVPGAAWMDSALSCIAAYCCVTVNFHPDRVLPSGITVIEGLLREGRYRSQFETFVSNGSRTAYPGGDRDRWEELLFGGAYHTPDVPHDERPKYGALNIMNYGDGAAPRFGSCYLKLRPQVSDRCTFTFGDSHLGPECIGTGDIFEPLLASVVDVMVSERMALGTPIADLKSFTERILHLQTTDGLPFSGIPGRALDNYIEAQIHGDIDLMNDVAALVADPSFAGTVIGDGLLRLCSHYGIGLYWHSGFQLETEAVPDDFRGPAMPPLARRLDQQFTSPAGFVDAAAIGRAAASLQAHPQQWRDWGSYEETLQHLKQLWHVLVHFGRAYERV
- a CDS encoding ABC transporter ATP-binding protein, producing the protein MGIIFTFLKKYRVAAIVALAMLLVELSVELVQPLMISKIIDDGIMKQDLSVVWLWGGVLTGSAVFAFACGIASSFYASHASMGFGYDLRDKLYEKMQSFAYPVFNRFATSSLITRLTGDVSQVQDLVFMSLRFMTRVPLIVTGSMIMALIVDLKLGLLMAITVPFLLLFIAWVIKKSAALFRTVQARLDTVNGVIQENLTGIRLIRVFVRMSHEVGRFAQASANLMRGTVSALRLTETTMPFIYLIGNAGIIAILWFGRRDIAAGSASVGEVVAVVNYSLRTIGALSAISWLVVSFSKGRASAIRINEVFATDNNADEHKRAPLNLPRIQGHVEFQQVGFHYPNNGINVLEEISFTARPGERIAILGATGSGKTSLVQLITRLYEENEGTVRIDGADARKLDAAAIRDAIGYVPQEVLLFTGSVRDNIAWGQENATMEEIQEAAKRAQIHDTIIHLPQGYDTMLGQRGVNLSGGQKQRISIARALVRNPSILILDDSTSALDVRTEAALLNSLTDLSCTTFLVTQKISSTMSADLILLLDEGRLIEKGSHEALLSRSPLYRQIYQSQYGEEAQHVQRAY
- a CDS encoding ABC transporter ATP-binding protein, with amino-acid sequence MFKELIEPFRHPSPQLNLRAAKNQEGQKAKAKAKNWTVTLGRIWTYLARHRGKLTLVLAMVVLSSALALLGPYLIGVAIDDYIEGTGGPSWIQFLLVLSSVYILFSLVSWLQNIWMIGIAQETVYRMRTDLFAHLHRLPIPFYSKRQQGEIMSRVTNDIENVSGTLNSSAIQIFSSALTLVGTLSVMLWLSPLLTLLTFTVVPLMALGMRWITRRTGPLFKQRQRNLGELNGYIEETLSGQRVIKAFSQEERVIRGFTERNDQIYRSGFWALTISSFIPKLMNGLNNFSFAIIAGIGGIMVIKDFITVGVIIMFVEYARQFTRPLNDLANQWNTLLSAIAGAERVFEVLDEDVETKDEGTAVTLDHVAGAVSFSNVSFSYEAGGATLEEINFEAKPGEMIALVGPTGAGKTTLIQLLSRFYEPSGGKITIDGRELASIRRESLRSNMAFVLQDSFLFEGTIRENIRYGRLNATDSEVEAAAKLANAHSFIVRFKEGYDKRLSADGSGISQGQKQLLAIARAILADPSILVLDEATSSIDTITEIKIQEGLQRLMKGRTSFVIAHRLNTIRKADRILVLKDGRLLEQGSHEELLKREGFYSSLYKGQLKGESMGLGT